aTTTCCATCAGGAAACTATTGCAGTAATGCCAAATCCTGTCGGAAACGGCAAATTTAGGAGTGTGGAagagccacaaaaaaaaacccacattccACTGGTTGTTTCCTTATTCTTCCAAACAAATGACTGCTATATGTTCCTCTAAGCAATCTCTTGCATTCTATGTGATCAAACAGATTCTAAAGTGAAGAAGTCTTTGTGTGTGTCTGGTGAATGGTAAATGCACTGTTTGTCCCCCTTAGCTCCATTTAGTAGAGGTAGACATTGTGCAACACTCTTGCAAATTCAGCACCACAAACTCTGAAGGTACTTTGCAAGTCTTGCTTAATTTGTTCAATGTACACAGTTTATTTCAGTGTAGATGAAAAgcttgagaaaaaataaaagataaaaatgccCAAACTGTAATTCCAACAGGAAAAATCAAGTTTTAATTCAAATCACAAAAATTGCCTgtaaaaatggaaatgggaCATAATTCACCCCCACTGGACCACCACTGATGTTAAGAGATGTATGCAAGAATGATTTTGTCAAAAGCAGTCACTCAGTTTTCTTTAGTTACACacctcacacatttaatcccatAATTGTCCTGCTGAATTCTCCTAGCTAGCAACagagattacaaaaaaaaaaaaaaaaaaaaaaggcagcttcaGTTTGTCcaattacatttttcatcatttctgTTGAATGCAGAGCCATTTTCTTGGTACTTGATAtgaatatttttcctcaaaaacatttttataggGAATATGCCATGTATCACCTGTAGTCTGTACCACACAGTCATAACGGAGAGCAggctgttgggaaaaaaaatagggaaaacattttttttggaCTTTGTACAAAGTATTACTAAAATGTCAATTACAGGTAGTTAGTTACGACTGCCAATGCTTACCTTAGAAGTCTCCATAGTTTTATCTCTTAAcaactctaattttattttcttatacaAAACAAATCCTAGATTTTAGTACTGGAGGAAAAACGAAACTACCTTCTAGTATTTTGTGGTCTAGGAGTCATTATAAGTTCTGTCTTCAATCAGCACTAGATAATAATGATTTCAGCATAATGCACTCAATTACTAGAAATGACAAAATGATTGTTGTTCTGTTCAGTTAAATGAAATCATATGGGAATTACTCAGGATGTGGAATTTATAGGCTTGAATGTAGGATTTAATGACATTAATGACATCTTGTATTTGTTCTCCCAGTGTCTCTCTTTACAGAGCTGACTTGTTCTGTCccaaggagaagaaagaaaaggagatgtAAGAAAAAGGTTTATCACTAACACTTCCACAAGCATCTGGCTGAACAAACTGAATAAACAATCTTTCAGGTCTATTATGTTCCAGGTATACAAATTCAACATATATAAGACAAATACAAAAGAAACAATACTGGTTGGTAATTATGGTTCCCAGGACATACTATCACTCTATATGTATAGTCTTGGAAGTCTGCTTTCCTGTGATAGCTTCCAGAATAACCTAGAAGACAGCTATGACTGGGAATATCAATCACTCAAATCACTTGTATGGGAATTAAGATGTGAAAATGAGTAGTCCCTTTGtacaagagaaagaaacaaggtGTAGCTAAAGCTGTGTTACTCAGGTGACCCACCATTCATTATTTTGCTCCATAAGAAGAAATGTATATATGGCAACATATTACATGTTTGTTATCATGAATgttattttacaattttaaccagcaaaggaagaaaattaatctgCATAGGTGCAGTATCCCTTTAAGTAGGCAGTAACAATACAGACAGACCAGATAACAAAAGAACTGCATATAGAATGTCATATGACGGATTTTTCCctagaaaaatcttaaaacagCTGCATTCCTGTTAATGTACTGTTCACAAGGATACAGAACTCCTAGACAATAATAGTAGTATTCTGCCATAACATGACATTATTGCAATTTCTGTAGCTGAATACTAACTATAAACCTGTGTTTATAGTTAGTATTATGTTATGGGCTTTCCCTCATGAAACTTTACACCTGTTACAGTGAATACTGAAATACCTGTATTTTTCCgcttctttaaaataaagatgaaagaaactCTGTTGTAAAATTAGAAGTATGATGTTTTATAATAGTCCTGCAGAGGAGAATAAGGGTtttcaaagtttaaaataaattaaaacattggCACTCAGGTTGTACTGAGGCCAGCAATGGTTACAGTTTCCAtcactggaaatatttgtaTACATaaacttttatatatattttaaacatttaggTAGCATTTCTTGGCTCTCTTACAGTTTTCTTGTTTGTGGCACACTTTGTGAATCCAATGAATTTGCAGTTAGCACAGGAGTTTTGAGCGCACTGGTACAAATCCATTTCTTAGACTTCAACAAGATATTTTGGCTTTCAGGGTTTGAAATAATGTATCTTCAATGAATATGCTCAGTGTGTTTTCTGACTGCAGTGGGAAAACTTACCAAAAATTTTATActccttccttctgcagaaGGGAAGAACACTATCTGGTGCCCACGCTGCCACTTGCGGAACAGGTGACGTGTCAGACTGTCGGAGAGACAAGCCTTGTGATCCCGGAGGAAGTCTCTCGTAACAAACTTGCAATGCTTGCCTGATCGCAGAGTGGCATATAACAAGAAGGCATCATCTTCAGAGCTTcacaaaacaaatggaaaatacagaCGTCATTCACAAGGCAGTAAGTGGCTGCAGGAAGTGATTCAAATGATGATCAGGATTTATTCATCAGCAACACTGAAAATTACTACCACTACTCTAGTtccctgtaaaataaaaaatttcttacCACAGGGCACCAAAAGCTAGagtgcaataaaaattaattgcatgCTACTTAgagcacttttttccttttctcacaaTCTGATAATAGAACAATATAATATCCTGCCATGAAATTTAACAATACTGAGCTATGTAGAACAAAACTGCTAAAACTCAACAGTGTACCCCCACACAGCAGCAGACCACAACTGCACACTGATGCTACCAGAAATCCTGTAGTTCAGGGCACTGTCCTCTTGCCAGTGGTTTTATCAGTCATAAATCCTAATAAACCATACAGCTGTCAATATGATTCTAAGTGATGAAAGTCTTCATAACACAACTTTGTGTACTTTTGAAGCAAGTATAGCAAGGGATATGTTTCTTTCACAGACACAGATAGAGATACTAGTAATGGTACTAAAAGCTAGAGCAAAATGCACATAAATCGGCTGTTGGTCTCTATTATATTGAACTGTTTTCTTCAACTTACATATTTTCAGCAAAGAAGAAGTCTGCCTTATTCTGCATCTCCttcataatttctcttttccaattTGAAGAGTTCATCAGCATATGTTTGCGGCCCAGCACAAGCAACCTGGCATTCTCTTTTGCCAGGCAGTTGACAGCAtcaaacagctgcagaaaacaaagcaaacccaaaGATTTTCTTAGCTGTAAAAACAGAGTGACATGGAATACTTTCATGTGTGTCACACCTAAAGGGACTTCTAGACTACTCCCATTTCACACAGTTCTTAACTGCAATGCAAATTAAGCAGATAACTAATTTAATTCCCTAatcacaaagaagaaaagaaacaacaaaccAATTCATTGAAGGAAGCTACTCTCAACCACACAGAAAATACAGTGCTTTTTCAAATGACATGAACGTCCTCGGGAAGAGTTGTATGGAGATGTCAGAAGTTCCAAGTCAGCCGAGGGAATGAATCACGCTGGATTTAAGTGATAACCGCTGTGATCACGGAGCACCGGGAGCCCTGAGCACATCGCCTCTCCGACCCcacctgctggagctggagaccGACACGGCCCGGGCTGCCCCGCGGGAGGCGGCGAGCGGCAGGACGTGGAAATCCGCGACCTCGGGACTAAGGCTCTATGAAAACCACATCCAGATTAGCCGCCCACTTGCGAACCAACATAGCGGTGGTAAATGCACTTCAGAGGGACTTTTCAGCAGTCTCTTAGGCCTGTGTCTGTTCTGCAACAAGTGCTTCTCAGGACAGGCACTGGGACTTTCCCTCCGTGCTTCACCCAGACTGAGCTCAGGGAGGGCAAAGGTTCTGGCTTTCAGGTTATTACTGTGGACTGCTCACAAAACAATGGCATTTCAGTTCGACccagaaagacagaagaattGTTTCTTGAGATTCATGCATCTATCATATTTGAAAGACAAGGACAGTATGCTCAACCACTAGGGAAAGGTATTTCCTAATTTTTACCTGCATTTGCTACCACTATTTGCCAGCATACAATCTCCTAATTATTCTTTAATCCTTCCTGCTTTTCTAGCTACTTCCCTCTTCCTTGTTACTTTTCCTCCCTTTAATGCCTTCAATtgccctcctccttctcttgcTCTTTACCCTCCTTTCCTCCTATTTGTGATCCATCTCatttttttgtataatttgCTTTTGATTCAGGGGCTAGAAAGAATTGTTCATGTAACTCTTGCGTGCCATTTTACAATATATTTAGTTTCATCTACCTGCAAGTACCAGGAGAAAGGGGTGGCCCCATTCAGTCTTCTCTCAAGCTGCACAATCTTACTACTTCTTTTGTGTCAGATCTGTATGACAACTACACACGAACTCACTGATCCAACAAAAGACTTTTTTGTAGGCTTGAGCCTGCAGCAACCCAACAGATAGACTTGAGTCAAAGGTTCAATGACTAATGGGAACACATCTCTGGAGGTGGTGAGGACAGGAAATGTGGGACTGCGCAGGAAAGGACCTGCAGATGGCTCAAACTACATATGCCATGAACCTGGATCTGAGGTCTGGGAGAGGAAGTCAGAAGTTTTTCTACATTAATTTTAACTGTTGAACTGTAAGTTGCTGTTGCCAGTATTGATTCTGAGGGACTAAAGGCTCTGTTTTCACACAGATACAGGACCTTGGTGCTAATGAAAAGCACAAATGCCTAACAGTACCTATTGGAACTGACTTCCTGCTTTCAGGAGATCACACTGGATATTGGCTACACATTGTACAATCTACTTTTCCCTggttaaaacaaacaaaacataatGTGAGCAGGAAAAGGCCAAAGGCAATAACTTCTCATGCACTGAACCAGTCCTGCAAATAGCTGTATTCAAATACCAAAGGAGAATTAAGTTGGTTTATCTGAGTTCATTAAAGATAATAAAAGTTAGGAATGTAGCTACTGCATCCACAGACATTTCCATGCACAGAAGTCAACAGTGAAGAAATAATAACAACGAGCAACAAACCCTTACAAattccaaatgaaaatattttttctttttgcctaaCATTTTGCTACATTACGGGAAGGTTAGCAAAAAATCaggtgaaaaaaagaagaaaacagcagctccagATACAGATTGGTCAATAGCAGCTATTCCCAAGTATTCTTGGATTCAGGTCCTGTAGGTCTTTCTTTCTGGAGGTTGTAACTAGTGGCACTTTGTACCTGTTAGTCATGTAGACTTTCTTCTCCTACATATTATTAGCATATGAGGTTTTCTAATGTGAGGTGCTTCTGAGAGAAAATTGAGAGGTTGGTATAAATTAgctaaaaatggaaaaactcaAACCAGGCTTAAAATGTACTGAAATTAAAGGGagtcagcattttaaaattttgaaactCCTGCTTAAATAACAACCCACTGTCCTTCCTCTACTTAACACAGAGATTAACCTTACTTACACAACTAAAATACAGaagatagaaattatttttgttttcataaaagataattttgttttgcacaCCCCCTTATCTGACACAATTTCACTAAAATGCCTATTGTCTCACTTTAGGCTTGGGCACTTAATGGGGGTGGTCTACAAGGAGTCACAGAACTTACATGGGGGGTTTCCTAAGTGTGCCTACTCCCACGCCTGGCTGCTTCTCAAGAAAGGAAGATGTGAGACACACTAATACTTGTTTCAGTCACGGAGGAAAGTAACTGAACATAATGGTGTTAATACAAACACAGCAGTAGTGATCTCTCATTTAAAAAGTCAATGGCATTTTATTAATCTAGTATTTCCAGAAGTTGCATGAGTGTATAATGGAGCATAAGGAAGACAGATTAATTACTCTAACTCATACAAGGAACTATGAGCAGAGCAGGATACAGATTTCCTAAGACTTCACTGCCAATCCCTTTCTGATCACTAGATCACGCTGTGCCATGTGTCCCCAGCTTCAAAGGTTAGCTTGAGGTAGCTTTCTCATTAGGTATTACTGGTAGATTCCCACTTGTGAAATGGGAAATCCCtacacactgctgctgggaggcaTACCACTCAGTGATTCAGCAAAAGGTGACTCACCCGTATACACACAGAGCATGAAGAAGTAACcaccaaaaatatttaaatcacattttttattaataaatcatGCTTGACATTGCTTAAACATTTGGGTTCACTAACTgccatttaaaagcaaaactcaCCTACAGGTTATCTGCTAGTAAGAGTACCAAACTGCTCTATTACTGCTCTTTTCATCTATTGTTTGTGCTGCCTCCCACCCAGCCAAAGCTGTGAAACTGCAGAAGAAACCCCAACACAGACCACAGGTCGAGAGCTGTCATTACTGTACTgtcaggcagggctgagcatgATCATTGTCCCCAGAGTTTAGCCAGCAATTTGAGCCAGTCAAAAGAAGTGATTGTCCCACTTCACTCTTCACTGGTGTGGTCTCACCTTGAGTCCTGGGTacagttttgggtgccacaatacaaaaaagacattaaactgttagagagcatccaaaggagagCAAT
This portion of the Vidua chalybeata isolate OUT-0048 chromosome 6, bVidCha1 merged haplotype, whole genome shotgun sequence genome encodes:
- the PRORP gene encoding mitochondrial ribonuclease P catalytic subunit isoform X2, whose amino-acid sequence is MAAARGVSLPGGNWRGHLTNIKDSGQCPVCKHQLEDSNLTEEEYSNLSERIIRDVIHGTDTFRKTSPKELEAFQTFVENRLPFDIVIDGLNVAHIKSRRMQCENLFDAVNCLAKENARLLVLGRKHMLMNSSNWKREIMKEMQNKADFFFAENISEDDAFLLYATLRSGKHCKFVTRDFLRDHKACLSDSLTRHLFRKWQRGHQIVFFPSAEGRSIKFLPALRYDCVVQTTGDTWHIPYKNVFEEKYSYQVPRKWLCIQQK